The genomic DNA CAGGCGTGACAGGAGCATAGACAAGGCCAAGGAGAAAGTATAGTTGAATACGAGGCTCTGTAGCGTAGAAATCGATCTGTCCCGGATCCATAGCTTCTTCTCTatccttttcagttttcaccaaGAAGAAGTTCTTTAAATGGAAAATGACTAATGGTTTCAACCTAAGAATCTCTCCAGCCACACCCGCCCAACCATCCACCATTATATACGTTATAAAGAAGGTTGCTTTTATCGGTATCGCTACTCCAACTGTCCGAGGAATGCTATAAAACAAGAAATGTAAAAGTAGTTGAGAGCAGAGTTACAAAAGAGAGTAAAAGTGCTAGTGATGGAGCTTACTCATTTGCGGATTGTTTAAGAAAAGAATCAAGCTGTTCAAATGCAGATCCGGTGATAATGCTACCGAGGAAAACATTCACTAGGTTGAATATATAATATCGAAAAGCCGCTCTTCTCTCTAACGATGATATCGAAACAAACCCTTCGAATTTTGACATGATCATTAAAATTGCTGGCAGGAATATCAAAAAGAGCTTCAAGACTATACCAGGAAGAAAACCTTGGATCAAAGATTTCATAAACTtcctgcacacacacacacacagtgATCGAACTGAATCAAGAATGTTCTCAGTTGAACCAATAAGCAAAATAAACTAGAGAGATGTGCCTACTTTTCGATGATGGGATTGAGGAACGAAGCTTTTTTCTGAATACCTTCAATACTCGCTAAGGATTGCACAAAGGCGAttgggatgatgaagaagaaagtgaggaagaagaaggaaacgtgCATTAGAAATCTCCTTATCGTGAGAGACACGTAAGGCATTGCAAGATTTGGCCAGAACACTTCTCTTGCCTCGGGAGcccattcggttaaccattctgttggattctttgtttgttgtgtcTGCGCGCAGACCGCAGCACCCCAACGCGTTTTAAAAGACACAAAAGCTGCTGGCATTACGTTCTTGTCATCTTTCTTAACTCTCACCCTTTCCTCCATTATCTGTGAAAGCCAAAGATGTGACATTAAATGGTTACACGCCAAAACATTTAGTAACCATTTGATCTCTATATTTCATTAATACTTACTTGCTCGTTTAGTTTCTCAATCTCAGCTGTGTAATGATCCATTGCATCTACTTTCTTTCCCCATAGTCCGAGAAATCCCAACTGCGAGAGGTAAAAAAGAATTAGACCACTAAAATATGTGTTTTGGCTCTTCGTGTTTCTACAAGTATTTTACCTTTACTCTTGGCCtttgttccttgtttcttgtatACTTCAAATGGTAGTAATCAAACCAATTCTCCATTTTCTGCCTGTCCGCTACCAGTTTAGCCAATTCATTTGCATTGTACACCACCTAGATATACATATATCCAAACACTTCACAGATAAAATAGCTAGAAACAGAACTAAAGATTCATTCCTTTTAGGGATATGATCTAACCTGATGTGTGAGATAATGGTCCGGGTggttaacaagaaaaaaatgctGAACGTTTTCGCTAATTGTCTCGTCTGACTCCGGTGGTACGTTTCTAACCAGAACCTGCCAAATGCaaacaatattattaaaaattataatctatCTCATATATCTAATGTTAAGACCAAAGAGCAGAGAGatcattatattataaatgaaaaaagagaaacatatttACGGTGAATTGATCAGCACGCCGCTTCTCGGATTGAAGAAATGATAACCGCATTGCAGCTATTTTCTCATATTCCCTTATTAGAACATAGCAAGTCCAGAATGTGAACGCATAAGCCATCACAAGATGCGCCCAAAACCTGTCTGATCCACGTTCGACATTTGAAATCGAAAGCTTATCGATATTACTCGATGTTACATTACGAAGTTTCGCTAGCTGCAATCCATCACTTGTCCAATTCACAGGTACCAAAACTGACCATGAAAGTAATGCGATAGGAACAAAGATCTTAAGTCTgtaatatagtaaacaaaatacAAAGAACAAAGCTATTATTAGTATTTCTC from Camelina sativa cultivar DH55 chromosome 7, Cs, whole genome shotgun sequence includes the following:
- the LOC104703833 gene encoding CSC1-like protein At1g62320, yielding MATLADIGLAAAINILSALIFLLLFAILRIQPFNDRVYFPKWYLKGVRSSPLNSGAFASKIVNFDFRAYIRFLNWMPAALKMPEPELIDHAGLDSAVYLRIYLIGLKIFVPIALLSWSVLVPVNWTSDGLQLAKLRNVTSSNIDKLSISNVERGSDRFWAHLVMAYAFTFWTCYVLIREYEKIAAMRLSFLQSEKRRADQFTVLVRNVPPESDETISENVQHFFLVNHPDHYLTHQVVYNANELAKLVADRQKMENWFDYYHLKYTRNKEQRPRVKLGFLGLWGKKVDAMDHYTAEIEKLNEQIMEERVRVKKDDKNVMPAAFVSFKTRWGAAVCAQTQQTKNPTEWLTEWAPEAREVFWPNLAMPYVSLTIRRFLMHVSFFFLTFFFIIPIAFVQSLASIEGIQKKASFLNPIIEKKFMKSLIQGFLPGIVLKLFLIFLPAILMIMSKFEGFVSISSLERRAAFRYYIFNLVNVFLGSIITGSAFEQLDSFLKQSANDIPRTVGVAIPIKATFFITYIMVDGWAGVAGEILRLKPLVIFHLKNFFLVKTEKDREEAMDPGQIDFYATEPRIQLYFLLGLVYAPVTPVLLPFIIFFFGFAYLIFRHQIINVYNQEYESAAAFWPDVHGRIISALIISQILLLGLMSTKGKVQSTPFLLVLAILTFVFHRFCKGRYESAFVINPLQEAMIKDTLERAREPNMNLKGFLQNAYIHPVFKDEEFEDDQFDEGLTEDSDDEDCVVVPTKRHRPRRKTVASSNVSGGLSQSLPYNRFDTDKGKPV